A single genomic interval of Acipenser ruthenus chromosome 28, fAciRut3.2 maternal haplotype, whole genome shotgun sequence harbors:
- the LOC117434428 gene encoding D(4) dopamine receptor-like isoform X2 — protein MHSNLTVTSNYTELLPDSHYIFPALVFGILLIVVIICGNLLVCLSVWTEKALKTTTNYFIVSLAVADLLLAVLVLPLFVYSEFQGGVWTLNTVLCDALMTMDVMLCTASIFNLCAISVDRFIAVSIPLNYNRKHIDQRQIILLSVTWIFALAVASPVIFGINHVPDRDPTLCKLEDNNYIIYSSVCSFFIPCPIMLLLYCLMFRGLKKWEEARKTKLKNSMHASMKFQSGHSLPQCPPPAIEGDPADVKLKELNCYSHPDCTFPKEYKDGHTQTIALPKLNCVQAPSKKKRAKINGRERKAMKVLPVVVGVFLFCWTPFFVVHITRALCESCDISPELMSIVTWLGLGSPLPPQR, from the exons ATGCACAGCAACCTTACCGTTACCTCTAACTACACCGAACTGCTACCGGACAGTCATTACATCTTCCCCGCTCTGGTCTTCGGTATATTGCTAATAGTTGTTATAATCTGTGGTAACTTGCTGGTGTGCCTTAGTGTGTGGAcagaaaaagctttaaaaactaCAACCAACTACTTCATAGTCAGTCTGGCAGTGGCAGACCTGCTCCTCGCTGTGCTGGTTTTACCACTTTTCGTTTACTCGGAG TTCCAGGGAGGAGTGTGGACCTTAAACACAGTGCTTTGCGATGCGCTGATGACAATGGATGTGATGCTGTGCACTGCCTCAATTTTCAACCTCTGCGCAATAAGTGTCGACCG GTTCATTGCTGTGTCCATTCCTCTCAACTATAACAGAAAGCACATCGACCAGAGACAAATAATTCTGCTCTCCGTCACCTGGATTTTTGCATTAGCTGTGGCTTCCCCTGTGATCTTTGGGATAAACCATGTTCCTGACAGGGACCCGACCTTGTGTAAGCTGGAGGACAATAATTACATCATTTATTCCTCGGTTTGTTCCTTCTTCATTCCCTGCCCCATCATGCTGCTCCTGTACTGCCTGATGTTCCGGGGTTTAAAGAAGTGGGAGGAGGCACGCAAAACCAAGCTGAAAAACAGCATGCACGCCTCCATGAAGTTTCAAAGCGGACACTCCCTGCCTCAGTGCCCCCCTCCCGCTATCGAGGGGGATCCGGCTGATGTCAAACTGAAGGAACTCAATTGCTATTCGCATCCAGACTGCACTTTTCCTAAGGAGTATAAGGATGGCCACACACAGACAATAGCATTACCTAAGCTGAACTGTGTCCAGGCACCCTCTAAGAAGAAGCGAGCCAAAATCAACGGGCGGGAGAGGAAGGCAATGAAGGTGCTCCCAGTTGTTGTTG GTGTCTTTCTTTTCTGCTGGACTCCTTTTTTTGTGGTGCACATCACAAGAGCACTGTGCGAGTCATGTGACATCTCCCCAGAGCTCATGAGCATCGTAACCTGGCTGGG gcttggctcaccactaccaccccagcgctga
- the LOC117434428 gene encoding D(4) dopamine receptor-like isoform X1 encodes MHSNLTVTSNYTELLPDSHYIFPALVFGILLIVVIICGNLLVCLSVWTEKALKTTTNYFIVSLAVADLLLAVLVLPLFVYSEFQGGVWTLNTVLCDALMTMDVMLCTASIFNLCAISVDRFIAVSIPLNYNRKHIDQRQIILLSVTWIFALAVASPVIFGINHVPDRDPTLCKLEDNNYIIYSSVCSFFIPCPIMLLLYCLMFRGLKKWEEARKTKLKNSMHASMKFQSGHSLPQCPPPAIEGDPADVKLKELNCYSHPDCTFPKEYKDGHTQTIALPKLNCVQAPSKKKRAKINGRERKAMKVLPVVVGVFLFCWTPFFVVHITRALCESCDISPELMSIVTWLGYVNSALNPIIYTVFNTEFRNFFHKFLRSCC; translated from the exons ATGCACAGCAACCTTACCGTTACCTCTAACTACACCGAACTGCTACCGGACAGTCATTACATCTTCCCCGCTCTGGTCTTCGGTATATTGCTAATAGTTGTTATAATCTGTGGTAACTTGCTGGTGTGCCTTAGTGTGTGGAcagaaaaagctttaaaaactaCAACCAACTACTTCATAGTCAGTCTGGCAGTGGCAGACCTGCTCCTCGCTGTGCTGGTTTTACCACTTTTCGTTTACTCGGAG TTCCAGGGAGGAGTGTGGACCTTAAACACAGTGCTTTGCGATGCGCTGATGACAATGGATGTGATGCTGTGCACTGCCTCAATTTTCAACCTCTGCGCAATAAGTGTCGACCG GTTCATTGCTGTGTCCATTCCTCTCAACTATAACAGAAAGCACATCGACCAGAGACAAATAATTCTGCTCTCCGTCACCTGGATTTTTGCATTAGCTGTGGCTTCCCCTGTGATCTTTGGGATAAACCATGTTCCTGACAGGGACCCGACCTTGTGTAAGCTGGAGGACAATAATTACATCATTTATTCCTCGGTTTGTTCCTTCTTCATTCCCTGCCCCATCATGCTGCTCCTGTACTGCCTGATGTTCCGGGGTTTAAAGAAGTGGGAGGAGGCACGCAAAACCAAGCTGAAAAACAGCATGCACGCCTCCATGAAGTTTCAAAGCGGACACTCCCTGCCTCAGTGCCCCCCTCCCGCTATCGAGGGGGATCCGGCTGATGTCAAACTGAAGGAACTCAATTGCTATTCGCATCCAGACTGCACTTTTCCTAAGGAGTATAAGGATGGCCACACACAGACAATAGCATTACCTAAGCTGAACTGTGTCCAGGCACCCTCTAAGAAGAAGCGAGCCAAAATCAACGGGCGGGAGAGGAAGGCAATGAAGGTGCTCCCAGTTGTTGTTG GTGTCTTTCTTTTCTGCTGGACTCCTTTTTTTGTGGTGCACATCACAAGAGCACTGTGCGAGTCATGTGACATCTCCCCAGAGCTCATGAGCATCGTAACCTGGCTGGGGTACGTGAACAGTGCGTTGAACCCCATCATCTACACCGTCTTCAACACTGAATTTAGGAACTTTTTCCACAAATTTTTGCGCAGTTGCTGTTAA